A genomic window from Anthocerotibacter panamensis C109 includes:
- the hemL gene encoding glutamate-1-semialdehyde 2,1-aminomutase — translation MVATPYQTTRSHDLFTHAKTLMPGGVNSPVRAFKSVGAEPVFIARASGAYLWDEDGNRYIDYIGTWGPAIVGHAHPEVQAALVAAIPNGTSFGAPSRLENVLAEMVIEAVPSIEMVRFVNSGTEATMSAVRLARAYTSREKLLKFSGCYHGHGDLFLVQAGSGVATLGLPDSPGVPQAVTSQTLTVPYNDLPALEAMFTQYPDSIAGVILEPVVGNAGCIPPLPGFLEGVRALTNKYGALLIFDEVMTGFRLAYGGAQERFGIDPDLTCLGKIIGGGLPVGAYGGKREIMEMVAPAGPMYQAGTLSGNPLAMTAGIKTLELLQRPGTYTYLEDITTSLSQGLLKAAQETGHTACGNQVGAMTTLFFCAGPVTSYERAKASDREKFGRFHRGMMRAGIYLAPSQFEAGFLSLAHTQADIDETIRAARHVLAQIPAAGME, via the coding sequence TTGGTTGCAACGCCCTATCAAACCACCCGTTCCCACGACCTGTTTACCCATGCCAAAACCCTGATGCCGGGTGGCGTCAACTCCCCCGTCCGCGCCTTCAAGTCCGTAGGAGCGGAGCCCGTCTTCATTGCACGCGCCAGTGGGGCTTACCTGTGGGACGAGGACGGCAATCGCTATATCGACTACATCGGCACTTGGGGTCCGGCCATTGTCGGCCATGCACACCCCGAAGTCCAGGCAGCCTTGGTCGCTGCTATCCCCAATGGCACTAGTTTTGGAGCCCCGTCGCGTCTGGAGAATGTCCTCGCTGAAATGGTGATTGAGGCGGTGCCCTCCATCGAAATGGTCCGTTTTGTCAATTCTGGGACCGAAGCCACGATGTCTGCGGTGCGCCTCGCGCGCGCCTACACCAGCCGCGAGAAACTCCTCAAGTTCAGCGGCTGCTACCACGGGCATGGCGATCTGTTTTTAGTCCAAGCGGGTTCCGGGGTGGCGACTCTGGGCTTACCGGACTCTCCAGGCGTCCCTCAGGCGGTGACCAGCCAGACGCTCACTGTTCCTTACAACGATCTACCCGCGCTAGAGGCGATGTTTACACAGTACCCGGACAGCATCGCCGGAGTTATTCTCGAACCTGTGGTGGGCAACGCCGGATGTATCCCACCCTTGCCCGGTTTTCTTGAAGGGGTCCGGGCCTTGACGAACAAATATGGGGCATTGCTCATCTTTGATGAAGTCATGACCGGCTTCCGCCTCGCCTATGGTGGAGCCCAGGAGCGCTTTGGTATTGACCCGGATTTGACCTGCTTGGGTAAGATTATCGGGGGAGGGCTTCCGGTTGGAGCCTACGGGGGCAAGCGCGAAATCATGGAAATGGTCGCTCCTGCCGGTCCCATGTATCAAGCCGGGACGCTCTCTGGCAATCCCCTTGCCATGACCGCAGGCATCAAAACGCTCGAGTTACTCCAGAGACCAGGAACCTATACCTATCTCGAAGACATCACTACATCCCTGAGCCAAGGTCTGCTCAAAGCAGCTCAGGAAACCGGCCATACCGCCTGCGGTAATCAAGTGGGCGCGATGACGACCCTATTCTTCTGCGCCGGTCCGGTGACGAGCTACGAGCGTGCCAAAGCCTCCGACCGGGAAAAATTTGGCCGCTTCCACCGGGGTATGATGCGTGCGGGTATTTATCTAGCTCCTTCTCAATTCGAAGCGGGGTTCCTTTCTCTGGCCCACACACAAGCCGATATTGACGAGACGATCCGCGCTGCCCGTCACGTCCTCGCGCAGATTCCCGCCGCGGGGATGGAGTGA
- a CDS encoding type IV pilus twitching motility protein PilT — protein sequence MQEPLDTVTLSPKPPRTQQFARSDQGADARAYETMAFRDLVSRAMQLNASDIHLCSGEPPRFRIRGEIELFNLPSVSEEVFRRWVTDILAPEQIKRYDQEQEYDTAVFFPGMIRCRVNLFFSLLGPAMVVRLIPLLAKGIDELGLPTKLKDISENPKGLVLVTGPTGSGKSTTLAAMVRYLNENYKKNIISIEDPIEYVHQSIKCSIRQREVGIHTQSFDRALRSVLREDPDIILIGEMRDRLTVEVALKAAQTGHLVFGTLHTNSAVATIDRILNIYPPSEQEPMRHQIAESLVAIVSQMLVPSNDGGRRAVMEIFINTVTAQDYIDRGVYDELAQLIPTCSYEGMQTMNQVLHALVKGGIITGEVAEKYSPVPNEMAQLLRGKLTTTEEAVASSDTERRRGNWDGYSGSYNTRPKR from the coding sequence ATGCAGGAACCCCTGGATACTGTCACCTTAAGCCCTAAGCCACCGCGTACCCAGCAATTTGCACGCAGTGACCAAGGCGCAGATGCCAGGGCTTACGAGACGATGGCTTTCAGGGATTTGGTCAGTCGGGCCATGCAGCTCAACGCCTCGGATATCCACCTGTGCTCGGGTGAACCGCCGCGCTTTCGTATACGAGGCGAAATCGAACTCTTTAATCTGCCCTCCGTCAGCGAGGAAGTCTTCCGACGCTGGGTGACCGATATCCTTGCTCCTGAGCAAATCAAGCGTTATGACCAAGAGCAGGAATACGACACAGCAGTTTTTTTCCCAGGGATGATCCGCTGCCGGGTAAACTTATTTTTTAGCCTGCTCGGCCCTGCCATGGTCGTCCGCCTGATTCCTCTATTGGCTAAAGGTATCGACGAACTGGGTCTGCCTACCAAACTCAAGGACATCTCCGAAAATCCCAAAGGTTTGGTCCTTGTGACCGGCCCCACAGGCTCCGGTAAATCCACGACCTTAGCTGCCATGGTGCGCTATCTCAACGAAAACTACAAAAAGAACATTATTTCTATCGAAGACCCGATTGAATACGTCCACCAGTCGATCAAGTGCTCCATCCGCCAGCGCGAAGTGGGCATCCACACCCAGAGTTTTGATCGGGCTTTGCGCTCGGTCTTGCGCGAAGACCCGGATATTATTCTCATCGGGGAGATGCGCGACCGCCTCACCGTTGAGGTTGCGCTAAAGGCAGCCCAGACCGGTCATCTTGTCTTTGGGACTCTGCACACCAACAGTGCTGTCGCCACGATTGACCGGATCCTCAATATCTACCCACCCAGCGAACAAGAGCCCATGCGCCACCAAATCGCTGAATCCCTGGTGGCTATTGTCTCTCAGATGCTCGTCCCCTCCAATGACGGGGGTCGTCGGGCGGTCATGGAAATTTTCATCAATACGGTGACCGCCCAGGACTATATTGACCGGGGGGTATATGATGAGCTGGCCCAACTCATCCCCACCTGCTCCTACGAAGGGATGCAGACGATGAACCAAGTGCTCCATGCCCTAGTCAAGGGTGGCATCATTACGGGTGAGGTGGCGGAGAAATACTCCCCAGTCCCCAACGAGATGGCCCAATTGCTCCGAGGTAAGTTGACTACGACAGAAGAAGCCGTCGCCAGCTCCGATACTGAACGCCGTCGCGGTAACTGGGATGGCTACTCCGGTTCCTACAATACCCGTCCCAAGCGCTAA
- a CDS encoding cytochrome b6-f complex subunit PetN yields the protein MDLFTLGWVALIIFFVFSLALTVWGRGGL from the coding sequence ATGGACCTTTTTACCCTTGGTTGGGTTGCGCTCATTATCTTCTTTGTCTTCTCGCTGGCGCTCACCGTCTGGGGCCGTGGCGGGCTGTAG
- a CDS encoding stage II sporulation protein M has translation MNVQRWINRRRPDWQRLEAILQTEQGVLSGEDLQALGGLYRQVSADLAKAQMRRMGSDLTGYLQGLTLKAHNLIYQPPVFSWPTAARTFLKQLPSQIRTLWPYIATSTAIFLGGMVVGGILYLSDATFIQTMLSAEAIEGVEKKRQLWVTSTTAVAPLSSSSLMTNNISVAFTAFAGGMLFGLGTVYILFFNGVLLGAVSLFVAENGLSFPFWAFVSAHGVPELSAVFIAGAAGLMLAEALIRPWPYRRADRLTLQSRRAVPLLILVVALLVVAGIIEGFISPNDGIQPLVKYGIGLGEMALLGIFVRWGSRRTLDSPAPDVEYPVPGAENQASLR, from the coding sequence GTGAACGTACAGCGCTGGATCAACCGCCGTCGCCCGGATTGGCAGCGCTTGGAAGCCATCCTCCAAACAGAGCAAGGAGTCCTCTCTGGGGAGGATTTACAGGCACTAGGCGGGCTTTACCGTCAGGTCAGCGCCGATCTTGCTAAGGCGCAGATGCGGCGCATGGGCTCAGACCTCACCGGTTATCTCCAGGGTTTGACCCTCAAGGCCCACAACTTGATCTATCAGCCGCCCGTCTTCTCTTGGCCCACAGCCGCCCGTACTTTTCTGAAGCAGTTACCCAGCCAGATCCGTACCCTATGGCCCTATATCGCCACAAGCACAGCCATTTTTTTGGGGGGAATGGTAGTGGGTGGCATTCTTTACTTGAGTGATGCCACGTTTATCCAGACCATGCTCTCCGCTGAGGCTATCGAGGGGGTCGAGAAGAAGCGGCAATTGTGGGTCACTTCGACGACTGCCGTTGCCCCGCTCAGCAGTTCCTCCCTGATGACCAATAATATCTCCGTCGCCTTTACAGCTTTTGCCGGAGGGATGCTCTTTGGTCTAGGGACGGTTTATATTCTTTTCTTCAACGGGGTCTTACTGGGTGCAGTGAGTCTCTTTGTCGCGGAGAATGGCTTGTCTTTCCCTTTTTGGGCCTTTGTTAGTGCCCATGGGGTGCCAGAGTTGAGTGCGGTCTTTATAGCTGGGGCGGCGGGTCTGATGCTGGCTGAGGCGCTCATCCGCCCCTGGCCCTATCGTCGCGCAGACCGTCTCACCCTCCAGAGCCGTCGTGCTGTTCCTTTGCTGATCCTGGTTGTGGCGCTCTTGGTCGTAGCTGGCATTATTGAGGGATTCATCTCGCCCAATGACGGCATCCAGCCGCTGGTGAAGTACGGTATTGGCCTGGGAGAGATGGCTTTATTAGGGATTTTTGTTCGCTGGGGGAGCCGTAGGACTTTAGATTCCCCCGCTCCAGACGTAGAGTATCCCGTGCCGGGGGCAGAAAATCAGGCATCCTTGCGCTGA
- a CDS encoding DUF427 domain-containing protein, with protein MVKKESKEVVMVPRQPAAPGQESVWDYPRPPRLEDSAKHVRIVFNDVVIADSRRTKRVLETSHPPVYYIPPEDVQMQYFTANVRQTFCEFKGVARYYDLTVHEKQVAHVAWYYPTPSPAFQSLAGYLAFYPSKVDACYVDEERVQPQPGDFYGGWITSDIVGPFKGSPGTMGW; from the coding sequence ATGGTGAAAAAAGAATCCAAGGAGGTCGTCATGGTCCCCCGCCAACCTGCTGCTCCCGGACAGGAATCCGTATGGGACTATCCGCGTCCCCCGCGCCTAGAGGACTCCGCAAAGCACGTCCGCATTGTGTTCAATGATGTAGTCATCGCCGACTCCCGGCGCACCAAGCGCGTCCTGGAGACCAGCCACCCCCCGGTCTACTACATCCCACCCGAGGATGTGCAAATGCAGTATTTCACAGCCAACGTGCGCCAGACTTTCTGTGAATTCAAGGGCGTGGCCCGCTACTATGACTTGACGGTTCACGAAAAACAAGTCGCCCATGTCGCTTGGTACTACCCGACTCCCAGCCCCGCTTTTCAAAGTTTGGCAGGCTACTTAGCTTTTTATCCCAGTAAAGTTGATGCTTGCTATGTGGACGAAGAACGCGTTCAACCCCAACCGGGAGACTTTTATGGTGGTTGGATCACATCAGATATTGTAGGGCCTTTTAAGGGCTCACCAGGGACGATGGGCTGGTAA
- the typA gene encoding translational GTPase TypA — MTVNQSIRNIAIIAHVDHGKTTLVDALLKQSGIFRENEQVATCVLDSNELERERGITIFSKNAAVRYKDYLINIVDTPGHADFGGEVERVLGMVDGCLLIVDANEGPMPQTRFVLKKALEKGLKPMVLVNKIDRPQADPHSAVDKVLDLFIELGADDDQADFPVLFGSGLGGFAVTDLGDEHVDMKALFEGILRYVPAPVGDSEKPFQMQMTTLDYSEYLGRLAIGRIHNGTVRSGETIALIREDGTIQRGKVAKLLGFEGLGRVELPQASAGNIVAIAGFADINIGETLTSPDNPQALPLIKVDEPTLQMTFSVNDSPFAGQEGKFVTSRQLRDRLMRELETNISLRIEETDSPDRFLVSGRGELHLGILIETMRREGYEFQVSKPQVIFRQVNGQVYEPYELLILDVPDFSSGSCIENLGRRKAEMQNMIGYGNGRTQIEFIIPARGLIGFRTEFIRYTKGEGIMNHSFYDYQPSAGEIGGLRSGVLISFETGEATYYALQGAEDRGVFFITPGTRVYSGMIVGEHNRNTDLEINICKVKKLTNMRSAGGDELVHLKTPIIMSLERALEYIGDDELVEVTPQSIRLRKHKLKVRK, encoded by the coding sequence ATGACAGTTAATCAGTCCATTCGCAACATTGCCATCATTGCCCACGTTGACCACGGCAAGACGACCCTGGTCGATGCGCTCCTCAAGCAGTCCGGGATCTTCCGGGAAAATGAACAGGTCGCCACCTGTGTTTTAGACTCCAACGAATTGGAGCGGGAGCGGGGCATCACAATTTTTTCTAAAAATGCTGCTGTCCGCTATAAAGATTACCTCATCAACATTGTCGATACCCCCGGCCACGCTGACTTCGGCGGCGAGGTGGAGCGGGTGTTGGGCATGGTGGATGGGTGCCTGTTGATTGTAGACGCCAACGAAGGCCCGATGCCGCAGACGCGCTTTGTGCTCAAAAAAGCGCTAGAGAAAGGGCTTAAACCGATGGTCCTGGTCAACAAAATCGACCGGCCCCAGGCTGACCCCCATAGCGCGGTGGACAAAGTTTTGGACCTTTTCATTGAACTGGGCGCAGACGATGACCAAGCTGATTTCCCGGTCCTCTTCGGGTCAGGCTTGGGGGGCTTTGCCGTGACAGACTTGGGCGATGAGCATGTAGACATGAAGGCGCTCTTTGAAGGTATTCTGCGCTATGTCCCGGCTCCGGTGGGGGATTCTGAAAAGCCCTTCCAGATGCAGATGACCACGCTCGATTACTCGGAATATCTCGGGCGGCTAGCGATTGGACGCATTCACAATGGCACGGTTCGCTCTGGAGAAACGATTGCTCTGATCCGCGAAGACGGCACAATTCAACGCGGAAAAGTCGCTAAGCTCCTCGGCTTTGAGGGCTTGGGTCGGGTGGAACTCCCCCAGGCAAGTGCTGGAAACATCGTCGCTATCGCCGGGTTTGCTGACATCAATATTGGTGAGACCCTGACCAGCCCCGACAATCCTCAGGCGCTACCCTTGATCAAGGTCGATGAGCCGACCCTGCAGATGACGTTCTCCGTCAATGATTCGCCTTTTGCGGGTCAAGAGGGCAAGTTTGTCACGTCCCGGCAGTTGCGCGACCGGCTGATGCGGGAGTTGGAGACGAATATTTCCTTGCGTATCGAGGAGACCGATTCCCCAGATCGTTTCTTGGTATCGGGGCGTGGTGAATTGCACTTGGGCATCCTCATCGAGACAATGCGCCGTGAGGGTTATGAGTTTCAGGTCTCCAAGCCGCAGGTCATTTTCCGTCAGGTCAATGGTCAGGTCTATGAGCCCTACGAACTGCTGATCCTGGATGTGCCCGATTTTTCCTCAGGCTCTTGCATTGAGAATTTGGGCCGTCGTAAGGCTGAGATGCAGAACATGATTGGCTATGGCAATGGCCGTACTCAAATCGAGTTCATCATCCCCGCTCGGGGACTGATTGGCTTTCGCACGGAGTTTATCCGCTACACGAAGGGTGAGGGCATCATGAACCACTCCTTCTATGATTACCAGCCTTCGGCGGGGGAGATTGGGGGTTTGCGTTCTGGAGTTCTTATTTCCTTTGAAACGGGAGAGGCTACTTACTACGCTTTGCAGGGTGCTGAGGACCGTGGGGTATTCTTCATCACGCCGGGGACGCGGGTCTATTCGGGCATGATCGTCGGGGAACACAACCGCAACACAGACCTGGAAATCAACATCTGCAAGGTGAAAAAACTCACCAACATGCGCTCGGCGGGCGGCGATGAACTAGTCCACCTCAAGACCCCCATCATTATGAGTCTGGAGCGGGCTTTGGAGTATATCGGCGACGATGAACTAGTGGAAGTCACCCCGCAGTCGATTCGGTTGCGCAAGCACAAGCTGAAAGTGAGAAAGTAA
- a CDS encoding Uma2 family endonuclease has product MYMRLAQMTVAEYLDGEQDSPVRHEYLDGQVFNMTGSSAEHNLIAGNIYSRLRSHLRGGTCRAFMSDMKARIETMNTFYYPDVLVTCDSEDRERYFKSFPCLIIEVLSPGTETVDCREKLLAYQKLPSLREYVLVAQDAVTIEVYRRDEQGQWWLVRLGEKDTLHLETVGLTMTMSEVYEDVFPL; this is encoded by the coding sequence ATGTACATGCGCTTGGCCCAAATGACTGTCGCGGAATATCTCGACGGCGAACAGGACAGCCCCGTTCGCCATGAATATCTGGACGGCCAAGTATTTAACATGACGGGGAGCAGTGCAGAGCACAATCTCATCGCTGGGAATATCTACAGCCGGTTGCGCAGCCACCTGCGCGGGGGTACGTGTCGCGCCTTCATGAGCGATATGAAGGCCAGAATTGAGACGATGAATACTTTCTACTACCCTGACGTACTTGTGACCTGTGACTCCGAGGACCGGGAGCGCTATTTCAAAAGCTTTCCCTGCTTGATTATTGAAGTGCTCTCTCCAGGAACAGAAACAGTAGACTGTCGGGAGAAACTTTTGGCCTACCAGAAATTGCCCAGTCTACGTGAGTATGTGTTAGTAGCTCAGGATGCGGTCACTATCGAAGTCTATCGCCGAGACGAGCAGGGGCAGTGGTGGCTGGTGCGTCTGGGCGAGAAAGATACGCTGCACCTGGAGACAGTAGGGCTAACAATGACCATGAGTGAAGTTTACGAGGATGTATTTCCACTTTGA
- the aroA gene encoding 3-phosphoshikimate 1-carboxyvinyltransferase, giving the protein MNDLLHLRAKTGLRGTITVPGDKSISHRALMFGALAEGTTRILGILPGEDCLSTAQCLRQMGVGITAFSEPEVLVTGVGLGGLREPQEVLDSGNSGTTLRLMLGVTSSQPELYVTWTGDDSLRRRPMGRVVQPLQQMGARIWGRQGGKFAPLAVQGTALKPIHYVSPVASAQVKSAILLAGLLADGETLVSEPHTSRDHTERMLSAFGCPVAVVGSTVAVQGPARLTAQTVVVPGDISSAVFWLVAASITPESDLMLLNVGLNPTRTGALEVLGAMGADIEMVNPREVCGEPVGDLRVRSAQLHATTIDGALIPRLIDEIPILAVAATQATGTTVVRDAQELRVKESDRLWAVANQLGALGADISERPDGLEITGGRRLTGVQVQSLGDHRMAMSLAVASLVCTGELILEGAECAAVSYPGFYETLRNLAPE; this is encoded by the coding sequence GTGAACGATTTGCTACACCTGCGGGCCAAGACAGGTCTGCGCGGGACCATCACGGTACCCGGAGACAAATCCATCTCCCACCGTGCTCTAATGTTTGGGGCTTTGGCCGAGGGGACTACCCGTATTCTCGGCATCCTTCCTGGTGAGGACTGCCTCAGCACGGCGCAGTGCTTACGTCAGATGGGCGTCGGGATAACTGCCTTCTCGGAGCCGGAGGTTTTGGTTACAGGCGTAGGCTTGGGGGGGTTGCGTGAGCCGCAAGAGGTGCTTGACAGTGGCAATTCGGGGACGACCCTGCGCCTGATGCTGGGGGTGACCAGTTCGCAACCGGAGCTGTACGTGACCTGGACCGGGGACGATTCCCTACGTCGGCGGCCCATGGGTCGGGTAGTCCAGCCTTTGCAACAGATGGGGGCACGGATTTGGGGCCGTCAAGGAGGAAAGTTTGCTCCTCTGGCGGTTCAGGGTACTGCTCTAAAGCCGATTCACTACGTCAGCCCGGTCGCCTCGGCTCAGGTGAAATCGGCGATTCTCCTGGCGGGACTGCTGGCGGACGGGGAGACTTTGGTAAGCGAACCGCATACCTCGCGCGACCACACCGAGCGGATGCTCAGCGCGTTTGGTTGTCCGGTGGCAGTGGTGGGCTCGACGGTAGCTGTCCAGGGTCCAGCTCGCCTCACGGCGCAGACGGTGGTCGTGCCTGGGGATATCAGTTCGGCGGTCTTCTGGCTGGTGGCAGCGTCTATCACCCCCGAGAGTGACCTGATGCTCCTCAATGTCGGGCTCAATCCCACCCGTACCGGAGCCCTGGAGGTGCTAGGGGCGATGGGCGCGGATATCGAGATGGTGAACCCAAGAGAAGTCTGCGGGGAGCCGGTGGGGGACCTGCGCGTCCGTTCGGCCCAACTTCACGCAACAACCATTGACGGAGCCTTGATCCCCCGCCTTATCGATGAAATCCCTATCCTGGCGGTGGCTGCAACCCAGGCGACAGGAACGACTGTTGTCCGCGATGCCCAGGAGCTGCGGGTGAAAGAATCCGACCGACTCTGGGCGGTTGCTAACCAATTGGGCGCTCTGGGCGCAGATATCAGCGAACGCCCGGATGGTCTGGAGATTACCGGCGGGCGTAGGCTTACTGGGGTACAGGTCCAGAGTTTGGGGGATCACCGTATGGCGATGAGTCTAGCGGTTGCCTCCCTGGTCTGTACGGGAGAACTGATCCTGGAAGGAGCGGAATGCGCGGCAGTCTCCTATCCGGGGTTCTACGAGACGCTGCGGAATTTAGCCCCTGAGTAG
- the rsmI gene encoding 16S rRNA (cytidine(1402)-2'-O)-methyltransferase, which produces MLYIVPTPIGNLEDLTFRALKVLQHVDQIVAEDTRHTRKLLQHYDIHRPLLSYHEHSPPERLQEILRHLHEGKTLALVSDAGMPGIADPGQELIAACWQEGIALEVLPGANAGLTALVGSGLATGRFVFEGFLPARGAERQARLAQCAREERTLIFYEAPHHLGQTLQDLAHWFGAEREVALARELTKVHAELWLGTLAGALAHFDQPRGEFTLVVQGAQRVEEAMDDAYLQKALGELTAQGLSRSAAARLLAQQTGISRKRIYQLTLNPGHNEGA; this is translated from the coding sequence ATGCTCTACATCGTCCCCACACCCATCGGCAACCTGGAAGACCTGACCTTCCGGGCACTCAAGGTTTTGCAGCATGTGGACCAGATTGTGGCGGAGGACACGCGGCATACGCGCAAACTGCTCCAGCACTACGACATCCATAGGCCCCTGTTGAGCTACCACGAGCACAGCCCGCCGGAGCGCCTCCAAGAGATTTTGCGTCATTTGCATGAGGGCAAGACGCTGGCGCTGGTGAGTGATGCGGGGATGCCGGGGATCGCAGATCCGGGGCAGGAGTTGATTGCAGCCTGTTGGCAGGAGGGGATTGCGCTGGAGGTGCTGCCGGGAGCCAATGCCGGGTTGACCGCCCTGGTGGGGTCGGGGTTGGCGACAGGACGATTTGTGTTTGAGGGATTTTTGCCCGCGCGCGGGGCTGAGCGGCAGGCGCGTCTCGCTCAGTGTGCACGAGAGGAACGAACCTTGATCTTCTATGAAGCGCCCCACCATCTCGGACAGACCCTCCAGGATTTGGCGCACTGGTTTGGAGCTGAGCGAGAAGTAGCCCTGGCCCGCGAGTTGACTAAGGTCCATGCCGAACTGTGGCTGGGGACCTTGGCGGGAGCCCTAGCGCACTTCGACCAACCCCGAGGTGAGTTTACGTTGGTGGTCCAGGGGGCGCAACGGGTGGAAGAAGCCATGGATGATGCCTACTTGCAAAAAGCACTGGGGGAACTGACGGCTCAGGGACTCAGCCGGTCTGCTGCCGCCCGCCTTTTGGCGCAACAGACCGGCATCTCCCGCAAACGGATCTATCAACTCACCCTAAACCCAGGCCACAATGAAGGAGCGTGA
- the ygfZ gene encoding CAF17-like 4Fe-4S cluster assembly/insertion protein YgfZ, whose protein sequence is MKGWFCPEEGLLKISGADSRDFLHRMVSCNVQNLKTAQVIPGTLLNALGRPLAPFWCWGLPEEVFLLQTPAACLEALAMRLERYVFTEDVTIAAAPGRLWQLVGYPEATPQAEAFLTNPEAIPAPGYLAREFDGVFWSPTDEDLSAHWQTLGYRALSPEEAECHRIEQGQPAWGKEILDDQIPLGMGWDRAFDHNKGCYPGQEVISRLTYVGHPPYQLLGVKLKELFQELPATLQKEGESIGFLTSCTQSETLGLVGLVRVRWGRAKAGDSVKVAFGEKVVDATIFSVPFGRSV, encoded by the coding sequence ATGAAAGGCTGGTTTTGCCCCGAGGAAGGCTTGCTCAAGATCAGCGGCGCGGATAGCCGTGACTTCCTTCACCGTATGGTCTCCTGTAATGTCCAGAATTTGAAGACCGCTCAGGTGATCCCCGGTACGCTGCTCAATGCCCTAGGCCGCCCGCTCGCGCCTTTCTGGTGTTGGGGGCTGCCCGAGGAAGTATTTTTGCTCCAGACGCCCGCCGCCTGCCTGGAGGCCCTGGCAATGCGCCTTGAGCGCTATGTCTTCACCGAAGACGTGACCATTGCCGCAGCGCCCGGACGACTCTGGCAACTGGTAGGCTATCCCGAAGCCACACCCCAAGCCGAAGCATTCCTGACCAACCCAGAGGCGATTCCCGCTCCAGGCTATTTAGCTCGCGAGTTTGATGGGGTCTTTTGGAGCCCGACGGACGAAGACCTCAGCGCCCATTGGCAAACCCTCGGCTATCGTGCCCTCAGCCCTGAAGAGGCCGAGTGCCACCGCATCGAACAGGGTCAACCCGCCTGGGGTAAAGAGATCCTCGATGACCAAATCCCTCTGGGGATGGGCTGGGACCGGGCTTTTGACCATAACAAAGGCTGCTACCCCGGCCAGGAAGTTATTTCGCGGCTCACCTACGTCGGTCACCCACCCTATCAATTATTGGGCGTAAAGCTTAAAGAATTGTTTCAGGAATTACCTGCAACTTTACAAAAAGAAGGGGAAAGTATAGGTTTCTTAACTAGCTGCACACAATCAGAAACCCTAGGATTGGTAGGGCTTGTCCGGGTCCGTTGGGGTAGGGCAAAGGCTGGAGACTCCGTAAAAGTGGCTTTTGGAGAAAAAGTAGTAGATGCTACGATTTTTTCTGTGCCCTTTGGTAGAAGTGTCTAA
- a CDS encoding Uma2 family endonuclease, with translation MYMRLAQMTVAEYLNGEQDSPVRHEYLKGQVFAMAGGSREHNQISLNLATRIRTHIRGGPCRAYVADMKLKVAADIFYYPDVLVTCDPEDRARFFNVNPCLIVEVVSPGTEAVDRREKLLAYQKLPSLREYVLVAQDAVTIEVYRRDEQGQWWLVRLGEKDTLHLETVELTMTMSEVYEDVFSL, from the coding sequence ATGTACATGCGCTTGGCCCAAATGACTGTCGCGGAATATCTCAATGGCGAACAGGACAGTCCCGTTCGCCATGAATATCTGAAGGGGCAGGTGTTTGCCATGGCCGGAGGTAGTCGAGAGCACAATCAAATTTCCTTGAACCTCGCTACGCGTATTCGTACCCATATTCGGGGCGGACCTTGCCGTGCCTATGTAGCAGATATGAAGCTAAAGGTAGCGGCAGATATTTTCTACTACCCTGACGTACTTGTGACCTGTGACCCCGAGGACCGGGCGCGTTTCTTTAACGTAAATCCTTGCCTGATTGTGGAAGTTGTTTCGCCCGGTACCGAAGCCGTAGACCGTCGGGAGAAACTTTTGGCCTACCAGAAGTTGCCCAGCCTACGTGAGTATGTGTTGGTAGCTCAGGATGCGGTCACTATCGAAGTCTATCGCCGAGACGAGCAGGGGCAGTGGTGGCTGGTGCGTCTGGGCGAAAAAGATACGCTGCACCTGGAGACAGTAGAGCTAACAATGACCATGAGTGAAGTTTACGAGGATGTCTTCTCGCTCTAG